One segment of Desulfosudis oleivorans Hxd3 DNA contains the following:
- a CDS encoding B12-binding domain-containing radical SAM protein — protein MKVALLASPYPLAEGPSPPLGLCYAAAAFEAAGADVRIFDYMVRAWSPEKMEAELSAFGPDVIGTSSVTLNFNAAANLLKIARQLFPEAITIMGGPHVSFDYGNTLTRFPEIDLIVVGEGEATIAELTPVIRDRKAWPGIAGIAFKEGEAVRFTGPRELIGDLDRLPLPARHLLPMSRYLAMGFPASIITSRGCPGKCIFCQGRRMVGSRVRNRDPRRVVDEIESLLAFGFERINFADDFFTSNPRRVRAVCAEIERRNLKFCWTVFARADSVTPELLAQMRHAGCDTIFFGFESGDQEMLDRIGKTITLDRIRRAVADSKAAGMRVFGSFIVGLPGETAETLAASDRFARELGAEYGYHFLVPFPGTDVKEHIGDYDLELLSNNWDEFDANRSIVRTSSLSPQAIEQFVEECYFKEIRQDENRIEREFYKGTLSEADQLRHLGKQKMEIVFGLLSHDLVETAPSFALGNGTPPAAALSQYLAAALNKPLDFVQLSIQQLFDLGYLHFIEKDRQAVWQWR, from the coding sequence TTGAAAGTCGCCCTGCTTGCCTCCCCCTATCCCCTGGCCGAGGGACCCTCTCCGCCCCTGGGTCTTTGCTATGCCGCAGCCGCTTTTGAAGCTGCCGGGGCCGATGTCCGCATCTTTGACTACATGGTCCGGGCCTGGTCCCCGGAAAAGATGGAAGCCGAGCTGTCGGCCTTTGGCCCGGATGTCATCGGCACCAGTTCGGTGACCCTGAACTTCAACGCCGCGGCCAATCTGCTCAAAATCGCCAGGCAGCTTTTTCCCGAGGCTATTACGATCATGGGCGGCCCCCATGTGAGCTTTGATTACGGGAACACCCTGACCCGGTTCCCTGAAATTGACCTCATCGTGGTGGGCGAGGGAGAAGCGACCATTGCCGAGCTGACGCCGGTCATCAGGGACCGCAAGGCGTGGCCCGGCATTGCCGGCATCGCTTTCAAAGAGGGCGAGGCCGTGCGCTTTACCGGCCCCCGGGAACTGATTGGCGACCTGGATCGCCTTCCCCTGCCGGCCCGGCACCTTCTGCCAATGTCCCGGTACCTGGCCATGGGGTTTCCCGCAAGCATCATCACCAGCCGGGGATGTCCGGGCAAATGCATCTTCTGTCAGGGCCGCCGCATGGTGGGCAGCCGGGTGCGCAACCGCGATCCCCGGCGCGTGGTGGATGAGATTGAAAGCCTGCTGGCTTTCGGGTTTGAACGGATCAACTTTGCCGACGATTTTTTCACCTCCAACCCCCGCCGGGTGCGGGCGGTCTGCGCTGAAATCGAGCGCCGGAACCTGAAGTTCTGCTGGACGGTGTTTGCCAGGGCCGATTCGGTGACCCCGGAACTGCTGGCGCAAATGCGCCATGCCGGGTGCGACACCATCTTTTTCGGTTTTGAATCCGGCGACCAGGAGATGCTGGACCGCATCGGCAAAACCATCACCCTGGACCGGATTCGCCGGGCCGTGGCCGATTCCAAAGCCGCGGGCATGCGGGTGTTCGGCTCCTTTATCGTGGGCCTTCCCGGAGAAACCGCCGAGACCCTGGCCGCGTCGGACCGCTTTGCCAGGGAACTGGGCGCGGAGTACGGCTATCACTTTCTGGTGCCGTTTCCCGGCACCGATGTAAAAGAGCATATCGGCGACTACGATCTTGAACTGCTTTCCAACAACTGGGACGAGTTTGACGCCAACCGGTCCATCGTGCGCACCTCTTCTTTAAGTCCGCAAGCGATCGAACAGTTCGTGGAGGAGTGCTACTTTAAAGAAATTCGACAAGACGAGAACCGGATCGAAAGAGAGTTTTACAAAGGGACGTTAAGCGAGGCCGACCAGCTGCGCCACCTGGGAAAGCAGAAAATGGAGATTGTGTTTGGCCTGCTCTCACATGACCTTGTGGAAACGGCCCCGTCCTTTGCCCTGGGCAACGGTACGCCGCCCGCGGCGGCCCTTTCCCAATACCTGGCTGCTGCCCTGAACAAGCCCCTGGATTTTGTTCAACTGAGCATTCAACAGCTGTTTGATCTCGGTTACCTGCACTTTATCGAAAAAGACCGCCAGGCCGTGTGGCAGTGGCGGTAG
- a CDS encoding VOC family protein yields the protein MRCPLKNANTILYCTRWEETVSFYKDGLGLGVTFSTGWFVEFALTGSARLSIADARHATVRTGPEKGMTLSLEVDDLQATWNALRDAGLGPGEIKSHAWNARVFYLFDPEGHRLEFWQRCVPPHE from the coding sequence ATGCGCTGCCCTCTTAAAAATGCCAACACAATTCTTTACTGTACCCGGTGGGAAGAGACCGTTTCTTTCTATAAGGATGGGCTGGGGCTGGGCGTCACCTTTTCAACCGGCTGGTTTGTGGAGTTTGCCCTGACCGGCAGTGCCCGGTTGAGCATTGCCGATGCGCGCCATGCCACGGTCCGGACCGGCCCGGAAAAAGGGATGACCCTGTCCCTGGAGGTGGACGATCTCCAGGCGACATGGAACGCGCTCCGCGACGCCGGTCTTGGGCCCGGTGAAATCAAATCCCACGCCTGGAACGCCAGGGTCTTTTACCTGTTTGATCCGGAGGGGCATCGCCTGGAGTTCTGGCAGCGCTGTGTGCCACCGCACGAATGA
- the hcp gene encoding hydroxylamine reductase, with product MFCFQCQETAKNQGCTVKGVCGKPEETADLQDLLIYVCKGIAIYGEALNAAGTLDREAAHFICRALFTTITNVAWDDDVLVDRIKEGLAVRDAVKAKAGEAVSGSLPDCATWASEDKAAIMAKALSDEVRITTMANEDVRSLRELLILGCKGVAAYTDHAAILGYEKDDIYAFLMEALASTTKELSVDDMIGLVMKAGETAVAAMALLDEANTATYGHPEITEVNIGVGKNPGILISGHDLKDMEELLRQTEGTGVDVYTHGEMLPANYYPAFKKYSHFIGNYGGSWWHQNKDFESFNGAILLTTNCLIPIKGDNTYKDRLFTTGVVNYPGAAHIGDRPDGGAKDFSPIIERAKTCAPPTEIETGTIVGGFAHHQVLALADKVVDAVKSGAIKRFVVMAGCDGRMKSRSYFTEVAEALPKDTVILTAGCAKYRYNKLNLGDIGGIPRVLDAGQCNDSYSLAVIALKLKEVFGLADINDLPISYDIAWYEQKAVAVLLALLFLGVKGIRLGPTLPAFLSPTVAGVLVDKFDIKPIGTVADDVAAMMAGK from the coding sequence ATGTTTTGTTTTCAATGTCAGGAAACAGCCAAAAACCAGGGCTGTACAGTCAAGGGCGTGTGCGGCAAACCCGAAGAGACCGCCGATCTTCAGGACCTGCTGATTTACGTGTGCAAGGGGATCGCGATTTACGGTGAAGCGCTGAATGCCGCCGGCACTCTGGATCGCGAAGCGGCCCATTTCATCTGCCGCGCCCTGTTTACCACCATCACCAACGTGGCCTGGGATGATGACGTGCTCGTCGACCGGATCAAAGAAGGCCTGGCGGTGCGGGATGCCGTAAAGGCAAAGGCGGGAGAGGCCGTGTCCGGCTCGCTTCCCGACTGCGCCACCTGGGCATCGGAAGACAAGGCGGCCATCATGGCCAAGGCCCTGTCCGACGAGGTGCGCATCACCACCATGGCCAATGAAGACGTGCGCTCCTTGCGGGAGCTGCTGATCCTGGGGTGCAAAGGGGTCGCCGCCTATACCGACCATGCCGCCATTCTGGGGTATGAAAAGGACGATATTTACGCCTTTCTCATGGAAGCCCTGGCCTCCACCACAAAAGAGCTTTCCGTGGACGATATGATCGGCCTGGTGATGAAGGCCGGCGAAACCGCAGTGGCTGCCATGGCCCTTCTGGACGAGGCCAACACCGCCACCTACGGCCACCCGGAAATTACGGAAGTCAATATCGGCGTGGGCAAAAACCCCGGCATTCTGATCTCCGGCCATGACCTGAAAGACATGGAAGAGCTGCTCCGCCAGACCGAGGGCACGGGCGTGGATGTCTACACCCACGGTGAAATGCTGCCGGCCAACTACTACCCGGCTTTCAAGAAATACAGCCATTTTATCGGCAACTACGGCGGCTCCTGGTGGCACCAGAACAAGGATTTTGAGTCCTTTAACGGCGCCATTCTTCTGACCACCAACTGCCTGATTCCCATTAAGGGCGACAACACCTACAAGGACCGGCTCTTTACCACGGGCGTGGTCAACTATCCCGGCGCGGCCCACATCGGGGACCGGCCGGACGGCGGGGCCAAGGACTTTTCCCCGATTATTGAGCGGGCCAAAACGTGCGCGCCCCCCACGGAGATCGAAACCGGCACCATTGTGGGCGGGTTTGCCCACCACCAGGTTCTGGCCCTGGCCGACAAGGTCGTGGACGCGGTCAAGTCCGGCGCCATCAAACGGTTCGTGGTCATGGCCGGATGCGACGGCCGCATGAAGTCCAGAAGCTATTTTACCGAGGTGGCCGAAGCCCTGCCCAAGGACACGGTGATCCTCACCGCCGGGTGCGCAAAGTACCGGTACAACAAGCTGAACCTGGGGGACATCGGCGGCATTCCCCGGGTCCTGGACGCGGGCCAGTGCAACGACTCCTACTCCCTGGCCGTCATCGCCCTGAAGCTCAAGGAGGTGTTCGGGCTGGCCGACATCAACGACCTGCCCATCTCCTACGACATCGCCTGGTACGAGCAGAAGGCCGTGGCCGTGCTGCTGGCCCTGCTTTTTCTGGGCGTCAAGGGCATTCGCCTGGGGCCCACCCTGCCGGCCTTTCTCTCACCCACCGTGGCCGGGGTCCTGGTGGACAAGTTCGACATCAAGCCCATCGGTACGGTTGCCGATGATGTGGCGGCCATGATGGCCGGCAAGTAA
- a CDS encoding ArsR/SmtB family transcription factor, producing the protein MKSFVKVTKALSDPNRVRMVKLLQRRVLCVCEIQAALSLAQSTASKHLKILEEAGLITCAKEGLWVNYRLADGSANPYAASLLGNLRHWLEEEAEIQTLVKKLPAIHREHICGPKHFTDISPKNELLEQPEQRV; encoded by the coding sequence ATGAAATCATTTGTCAAAGTGACCAAGGCCCTGTCCGATCCCAACCGGGTCAGGATGGTCAAACTGCTGCAACGCCGGGTTTTATGCGTATGTGAGATACAGGCGGCCCTTAGCCTGGCCCAGTCCACGGCCAGCAAGCACCTTAAAATCCTTGAAGAGGCCGGCCTGATCACCTGCGCCAAAGAGGGGCTCTGGGTCAACTACCGCCTGGCCGATGGAAGCGCGAATCCTTACGCGGCCAGCCTTCTGGGAAACCTGCGCCACTGGCTGGAAGAGGAGGCCGAAATTCAGACCCTGGTAAAAAAACTGCCCGCCATTCACCGTGAGCACATCTGCGGCCCAAAACACTTCACTGATATATCGCCAAAAAACGAATTATTAGAACAGCCTGAACAAAGGGTCTAA
- a CDS encoding permease gives MKERTKLMWIVAVFAGAYYIPWTHPVVRQSGLEAFLMLQEYAREHVLTCLIPAFFIAGAIAVFVSQASVLKYFGAKANKILSYSVASVSGTILAVCSCTVLPLFAGIYTRGAGIGPATAFLYSGPAINVLAITLTAKILGWQLGLARAVGAVIFAIITGLLMAFIFRKDDAARTTGQIYVPEEGARERTLLQDGLYIGTMVLILIFAAFAKPAPGATGLWPAIFAAKWYITVALLVILGFMVKAWYTKEETKNWFEATWDFMKQIFPLLAGGVLVAGFLLGRPGHPALIPEQWIASLLGGNSLSANLIASLAGAFMYFATLTEVPIIQGLVGSGMGQGPALALLLAGPALSLPNMLVIGSVLGIKKTAVFCAIIVVMSTIAGMAYGVMAG, from the coding sequence ATGAAGGAACGAACCAAGCTGATGTGGATTGTCGCTGTTTTTGCCGGGGCCTATTATATTCCATGGACCCACCCGGTGGTCCGGCAGTCGGGCCTGGAGGCCTTTCTCATGCTCCAGGAGTATGCCCGGGAGCATGTACTCACCTGCCTGATTCCGGCGTTTTTCATTGCCGGCGCCATTGCCGTGTTTGTGTCCCAGGCGTCGGTGCTGAAATACTTCGGAGCCAAGGCAAACAAAATTCTTTCCTACTCGGTGGCTTCGGTGTCTGGCACCATTCTGGCGGTCTGCTCCTGCACGGTGCTGCCCCTGTTTGCCGGAATCTATACCCGGGGGGCCGGCATCGGCCCGGCCACCGCGTTTCTCTATTCCGGCCCGGCCATCAACGTGCTGGCCATCACCCTCACCGCCAAAATCCTGGGCTGGCAACTGGGCCTGGCCCGGGCTGTGGGGGCCGTGATCTTTGCCATTATCACCGGCCTGCTCATGGCGTTTATCTTCCGCAAGGACGACGCGGCCCGAACCACCGGGCAGATTTATGTGCCTGAGGAGGGCGCCAGAGAACGCACCCTGCTGCAAGACGGCCTGTATATCGGCACCATGGTGCTGATTCTTATTTTTGCCGCCTTTGCCAAGCCGGCCCCCGGTGCCACCGGCCTGTGGCCCGCCATTTTCGCGGCCAAGTGGTATATCACCGTGGCCCTGCTGGTCATTCTGGGGTTCATGGTCAAGGCATGGTACACCAAAGAAGAGACCAAAAACTGGTTTGAGGCCACCTGGGACTTCATGAAGCAGATATTTCCCCTGCTGGCCGGCGGGGTCCTGGTGGCCGGCTTTCTGCTGGGACGGCCCGGTCACCCGGCCCTGATTCCCGAGCAGTGGATCGCGTCGCTCCTGGGCGGAAACTCCCTGTCCGCCAACCTGATCGCGTCACTGGCCGGAGCCTTCATGTACTTTGCCACGCTCACAGAGGTGCCGATTATTCAGGGCCTGGTGGGGTCGGGCATGGGCCAGGGCCCGGCACTGGCCCTGCTGCTGGCCGGGCCGGCCCTGTCCCTGCCCAACATGCTGGTGATCGGCAGCGTACTGGGAATAAAAAAGACGGCGGTCTTCTGCGCCATTATCGTGGTCATGTCCACCATTGCCGGCATGGCCTACGGCGTGATGGCCGGCTGA
- a CDS encoding thioredoxin family protein, with translation MEIKVLGPGCAKCQQAEKIVKEAVAEAGVAATVEKVTDLMKIAGYGVFGTPAVVVDGDVKCVGKIPKKEDVIQWLKK, from the coding sequence ATGGAAATCAAGGTGCTGGGTCCCGGCTGCGCAAAATGCCAGCAGGCTGAAAAAATTGTTAAAGAGGCCGTTGCCGAAGCAGGTGTGGCCGCCACCGTGGAAAAGGTCACCGACCTGATGAAAATCGCCGGATACGGCGTGTTCGGCACACCCGCCGTGGTGGTGGACGGAGACGTCAAGTGCGTCGGCAAGATCCCCAAAAAAGAAGATGTTATTCAATGGCTGAAAAAGTAG
- a CDS encoding (2Fe-2S)-binding protein, with the protein MPDACCTGDNNVKNLAKSPFTEDIRLAPEAETVCYCSRVTKADILRAVAAGARSLEDIKTATGACTKGRCRETSPRGR; encoded by the coding sequence ATGCCGGACGCATGTTGCACAGGCGACAATAACGTGAAGAATCTGGCCAAAAGTCCATTTACCGAGGATATCCGCCTGGCGCCGGAGGCAGAAACCGTGTGTTACTGTTCCAGGGTAACTAAGGCTGATATTCTGCGGGCCGTTGCCGCGGGGGCACGGTCCTTGGAAGACATAAAAACCGCCACCGGAGCCTGTACAAAAGGCCGGTGCCGGGAAACCAGCCCGAGAGGCAGGTGA
- a CDS encoding (Fe-S)-binding protein, translating into MLLETYHLEIFNSECMPGAMGVHCFAHLDQDVSEALPYLNAVLGGDVYLSDPPSVTFKAQGKLITVSGRKIAINALKDEAEAGKLVEWLKNEINQAWENRAEITPCYKGRAKPQLIEILKLLPRTNCKKCGQPTCMVFAAQVMDGGRGPDDCPELSQKNREKLGAYLSGFDFG; encoded by the coding sequence ATGTTGCTGGAAACATACCATCTGGAAATCTTTAATTCTGAATGCATGCCCGGCGCCATGGGGGTGCACTGTTTTGCCCACCTGGACCAGGATGTGAGCGAAGCCCTGCCCTACCTGAACGCGGTCCTGGGCGGGGATGTGTATCTTTCGGACCCACCGTCGGTGACCTTCAAGGCCCAGGGCAAGCTGATCACGGTCAGTGGCCGGAAAATAGCGATCAACGCGCTCAAGGACGAAGCCGAGGCCGGAAAGCTGGTGGAATGGCTGAAAAACGAGATCAACCAGGCCTGGGAGAACCGGGCTGAGATCACCCCCTGTTACAAGGGCCGGGCAAAACCGCAACTGATCGAAATTTTGAAACTCTTGCCCAGGACCAACTGCAAGAAATGCGGCCAGCCCACCTGCATGGTGTTTGCCGCCCAGGTGATGGACGGCGGCCGGGGGCCGGACGACTGCCCGGAATTGAGCCAGAAAAATCGTGAAAAACTTGGCGCATATCTCTCAGGATTTGATTTTGGATAG
- a CDS encoding arsenate reductase ArsC: MNKKTKILFLCTGNSCRSQMAEGWAKKLKPDTIEAYSAGIEKKGLNPLAVRAMAEAGVDIGGQTSKTIDELTDKNVDYVITLCGHANETCPMFYGPVKRVHAGFDDPPELAKNEPTDEAAMAHYRRVRDEIRDFVAGIPGNLAAS; encoded by the coding sequence ATGAACAAAAAAACAAAAATCCTTTTTCTGTGTACCGGCAACTCCTGCCGCAGCCAGATGGCCGAGGGCTGGGCGAAAAAATTAAAACCGGATACAATCGAGGCGTACTCGGCGGGCATTGAAAAAAAGGGATTAAACCCCCTGGCCGTGCGGGCCATGGCCGAGGCAGGCGTTGACATCGGGGGACAGACCTCCAAGACCATCGACGAACTGACCGATAAAAACGTTGATTACGTGATCACCCTGTGCGGCCATGCCAACGAGACCTGCCCCATGTTTTACGGCCCGGTCAAACGGGTTCACGCCGGGTTTGACGACCCGCCGGAACTGGCGAAAAACGAGCCCACCGACGAAGCGGCCATGGCCCACTATCGCCGGGTGCGCGACGAAATTCGGGACTTTGTGGCCGGCATCCCCGGCAACCTGGCCGCATCATAA
- the arsB gene encoding ACR3 family arsenite efflux transporter → MNAKADDRKMTSLFERYLTVWVFLCILAGIVLGKAAPGVARYLDGLAIYVNGAPVVSIPIAVCLFFMMYPIMVKIDFASVVRAGKSGKPVFLTLFVNWCVKPFTMYAIASFFLGTLFYNFIGPDAVDLVKMPFGLDLPVGAAHGAGTVVMVDGVKMMEVPLWRSYLAGCILLGIAPCTAMVLVWGFLSKGNDGLTLVMVAINSLTMLVLYGVLGGFLLGVGKLPVPWQALLLSIGIYVALPLVAGYFSRRWVISAKGETWFQEKFLHVLTPVTITALLATLVLLFSFKGDVIVENPLTIVWIAVPLFIQTVLIFALGYGLARLFKLTYEDAAPAAMIGASNHFEVAIATATMLFGLSSGAALATVVGVLIEVPVMLMLVKICLRTRHWFDTQNQKG, encoded by the coding sequence ATGAACGCAAAAGCCGACGACCGTAAGATGACAAGCCTGTTTGAGCGCTATCTGACCGTCTGGGTGTTCTTGTGCATTCTTGCCGGCATCGTGCTGGGAAAGGCGGCGCCGGGCGTGGCCCGTTACCTGGACGGGCTGGCCATTTATGTAAACGGCGCGCCGGTGGTGTCGATTCCCATTGCCGTCTGCCTCTTTTTCATGATGTACCCCATCATGGTAAAGATCGATTTTGCCTCGGTGGTCCGGGCCGGCAAAAGCGGCAAACCGGTGTTTCTGACCCTGTTTGTCAACTGGTGCGTCAAGCCCTTTACCATGTATGCCATTGCCTCCTTTTTCCTGGGCACCCTGTTTTACAACTTTATCGGCCCGGATGCCGTGGACCTGGTCAAGATGCCCTTCGGCCTGGACCTGCCCGTGGGCGCGGCCCACGGCGCCGGCACGGTGGTGATGGTCGACGGCGTCAAGATGATGGAAGTTCCCCTCTGGCGCAGCTACCTGGCCGGCTGTATCCTGCTGGGCATCGCCCCCTGCACGGCCATGGTGCTGGTGTGGGGATTTCTTTCCAAAGGCAACGACGGCCTCACCCTGGTGATGGTGGCCATCAACTCCCTTACCATGCTGGTGCTTTACGGCGTGCTGGGCGGCTTTCTGCTGGGTGTGGGAAAGCTGCCCGTGCCCTGGCAGGCGCTGCTGCTGTCCATCGGCATCTACGTGGCCCTGCCCCTGGTGGCCGGCTATTTTTCCCGCCGATGGGTCATATCCGCCAAAGGCGAAACCTGGTTTCAGGAAAAATTTCTGCATGTGCTCACCCCTGTCACCATCACGGCCCTGCTGGCCACCCTGGTGCTGCTCTTCTCCTTTAAAGGCGATGTCATTGTTGAAAACCCCCTGACCATTGTCTGGATCGCGGTTCCGCTGTTTATTCAGACCGTGCTGATTTTTGCCCTGGGTTACGGCCTGGCCCGGCTGTTTAAGCTGACTTACGAGGACGCGGCGCCAGCGGCCATGATCGGGGCCTCCAACCATTTCGAGGTGGCCATTGCCACGGCCACCATGCTGTTCGGCCTTTCGTCCGGCGCGGCCCTGGCCACGGTGGTGGGCGTGCTGATCGAGGTACCGGTGATGCTCATGCTGGTAAAAATCTGCCTGCGGACCCGGCACTGGTTTGATACCCAAAACCAAAAAGGGTAG
- a CDS encoding rhodanese-like domain-containing protein, which yields MSDATTDSTIKQALRQGLSLLVIAWVLALGVNALRPGGIPLVADWSPAARLSAATGESMVIPLDEAVVLYDRREAVFVDARLPEEFAAGHIPGALNVPWILVDEYEEQFFTTVPDPETIVIVYCDGEACALSEDLARMLIDMGYVHVKVLADGWGQWTRHGYPVEKEDRHGS from the coding sequence GTGAGTGATGCCACCACAGACAGCACGATAAAACAGGCGCTCCGGCAGGGACTTTCCCTGCTGGTGATCGCCTGGGTCCTGGCCCTGGGCGTCAATGCGCTCCGGCCCGGCGGCATTCCCCTGGTGGCGGACTGGTCTCCGGCGGCCCGGCTTTCAGCCGCCACAGGGGAAAGCATGGTCATCCCCCTGGATGAAGCCGTGGTCCTGTATGACCGCAGGGAAGCGGTTTTTGTGGACGCCCGGCTGCCCGAGGAGTTTGCCGCGGGCCATATTCCGGGCGCCCTGAATGTTCCGTGGATACTGGTTGATGAATATGAAGAACAGTTTTTCACAACCGTGCCCGACCCGGAAACCATTGTGATCGTCTATTGTGATGGCGAGGCCTGCGCCTTGAGCGAAGACCTGGCCCGCATGCTGATCGACATGGGATATGTCCATGTCAAAGTGCTGGCCGATGGCTGGGGGCAATGGACCCGCCATGGATACCCGGTGGAAAAAGAGGACCGCCATGGGTCATAA
- a CDS encoding cation diffusion facilitator family transporter — translation MGHNHSHSHETTMGSRLLMAMAINLLIPAAQIAGGIVAGSVALISDAVHNLGDFASLVVAYGAHRAGRRGPSLRHSFGLQRMEILAAVINSALLGGAALFIATEALDRLANPQPIRLGIVAWLALAGLAGNGLSAWLLHRDSARNLNARGAFLHMVGDTLTSAAVLTGALVMRVADMPWLDPALSLAIVAYIAWNAVLLLKEATHVLMNGTPRGLDLEKVRADMEAVDGVLSVHYLHAWAMGGCSVAMTGHVVVTDQMVSATEQLARTLGDRLLDGFGIDHPVFQFETRVCGQGELLCQMTSCEQEH, via the coding sequence ATGGGTCATAACCATTCTCACAGCCATGAAACAACCATGGGCAGCCGCCTGCTGATGGCCATGGCCATCAACCTGCTGATTCCGGCGGCCCAGATCGCCGGCGGCATCGTGGCCGGCAGCGTGGCCCTGATCTCCGACGCCGTGCATAACCTGGGAGACTTTGCCTCCCTGGTGGTGGCCTACGGGGCCCACCGGGCCGGCAGGCGGGGGCCCTCCCTGCGCCACTCCTTTGGCCTGCAACGCATGGAAATCCTGGCCGCCGTGATCAATTCGGCCCTGCTGGGCGGCGCGGCCCTGTTCATCGCAACAGAAGCCCTGGATCGACTGGCCAATCCGCAGCCCATTCGCCTGGGTATCGTGGCATGGCTGGCCCTGGCCGGACTGGCGGGCAACGGCCTGTCGGCCTGGCTCCTGCACAGGGATTCGGCGCGCAACCTCAACGCCAGGGGCGCCTTTCTGCACATGGTGGGCGACACCCTCACCTCCGCGGCAGTGCTGACCGGCGCCCTGGTCATGCGAGTGGCGGATATGCCATGGCTGGACCCGGCCCTGAGCCTGGCCATCGTGGCCTATATCGCCTGGAACGCGGTCCTGCTGCTCAAAGAGGCGACACATGTGCTGATGAACGGCACACCCCGGGGGCTGGACCTGGAAAAGGTCAGGGCCGACATGGAAGCGGTGGACGGTGTTCTGAGCGTTCACTACCTGCATGCATGGGCCATGGGCGGCTGTTCCGTTGCCATGACCGGCCATGTGGTGGTGACCGACCAGATGGTCAGCGCCACCGAACAACTGGCCCGCACCCTGGGCGACAGGCTGCTGGACGGCTTCGGCATCGACCACCCGGTGTTTCAGTTTGAAACGCGGGTCTGCGGCCAGGGGGAACTGCTCTGCCAGATGACATCCTGTGAACAGGAACACTGA
- a CDS encoding MauE/DoxX family redox-associated membrane protein, which translates to MTTDVHRNTPLAWLPLAGRLFLGGVFLYASADKVFAPAEFARIIYNYQILPDALINLAALVLPWLELLLGLCLITGLWLPGALVWANGLLWVFFAALLFNHFRGLDVHCGCFSTRPDPASPPATAWYLVRDPVFLVIAGYLLFFQFTGYKTSANSLKKERS; encoded by the coding sequence ATGACAACAGACGTTCATCGCAACACACCCCTCGCCTGGCTGCCGCTGGCAGGCCGCCTTTTTCTGGGCGGCGTCTTTCTGTATGCCAGCGCGGACAAGGTTTTTGCTCCGGCTGAATTTGCCCGGATCATCTACAACTACCAGATCCTACCGGACGCCTTGATCAACCTGGCGGCCCTGGTTCTTCCCTGGCTGGAGCTTCTGCTGGGGCTCTGCCTGATCACCGGCCTGTGGCTGCCCGGCGCCCTGGTCTGGGCCAACGGCCTGCTGTGGGTTTTTTTCGCGGCCCTGCTGTTCAACCACTTCCGGGGCCTGGATGTACACTGCGGCTGTTTTTCCACCCGGCCCGACCCGGCATCTCCGCCGGCAACGGCCTGGTACCTGGTCCGGGACCCGGTTTTCCTCGTGATCGCCGGATACCTGCTGTTTTTCCAGTTTACCGGATACAAAACCTCCGCCAATTCATTAAAAAAGGAACGTTCATGA
- a CDS encoding thioredoxin family protein — protein MTRINRLLFIGLLLFCCAGLAVAEDGKTAAIPPVPTPGMVTMVDLGAKKCVPCKMMAPILVELEKEYAGRASIIFIDVWEHREQAPRFGIRGIPTQIFYDKDGKEVGRHVGFMDKKSIIEVFEQLGVPGEKAL, from the coding sequence ATGACACGAATAAATCGCCTGTTGTTTATCGGACTTTTGCTGTTCTGCTGTGCCGGCCTGGCTGTGGCGGAAGATGGCAAAACAGCGGCCATTCCGCCGGTACCCACACCGGGCATGGTCACCATGGTGGACCTGGGAGCGAAAAAGTGCGTTCCCTGCAAGATGATGGCGCCCATTCTCGTGGAACTGGAAAAAGAGTACGCCGGCCGGGCCTCCATCATCTTCATTGATGTGTGGGAGCACCGGGAGCAGGCCCCGCGTTTCGGGATTCGGGGCATTCCCACCCAGATATTCTATGATAAAGACGGCAAGGAGGTCGGCCGCCACGTGGGCTTCATGGACAAGAAAAGCATCATTGAAGTATTTGAACAGCTGGGCGTTCCCGGAGAAAAAGCACTGTGA